From a region of the Micropterus dolomieu isolate WLL.071019.BEF.003 ecotype Adirondacks linkage group LG21, ASM2129224v1, whole genome shotgun sequence genome:
- the scarb2a gene encoding lysosome membrane protein 2a isoform X2, with protein MTRRSCAIYATGIVCAHLLIVGIALVVAQVFQTMIHSRLKKEITLTEKSQVFEAWKNPPPPVYMEYYFFNVTNPKVFLAGGKAAVTQIGPYTYREYRPRENVTFLENGTKIFALNPKSFVFVPEKSAGNPEVDIIRTVNIPFVAVMNELNSYSFFLRSIVSMYINSLGIEIFMTRTVHEVLWGFKDPLLTKIHSMKPEVDEYFGLMWKKNGTHEGEFVFHTGEENYLDYGKIDTWNGLREMSWWSSNQSNMINGTDGAVFHPLINRNELLYIFAADLCRSIHLAYVKDVDVKGIQAYRFAPPSDVLMSPNDNPTNAGFCVPAGDCLGTGVLKVSVCREGAPIVVSFPHFYQADPKYINAVDGLSPNKEEHETYLDLQPTTGVPIRACKRAQLNIILKRVEGFPKTKFINETIFPIMFVNETATIDDESASQMRTLLLIVTLVSNFPVLIVGMGIILLLVLVVLFCRNRQKKTVKDDTAYTQVSDKPDEPSETPANQPMRNGSYIAMSPVEAQKC; from the exons ATGACTAGGAGATCCTGTGCCATTTACGCCACCGGGATCGTGTGCGCTCACCTCCTGATTGTGGGGATCGCGCTGGTTGTGGCTCAAGTATTTCAAACAATGATACACAGCCGGCTAAAAAAG GAAATTACTTTGACAGAGAAGAGCCAAGTGTTTGAGGCATGGAAGAATCCACCCCCACCTGTGTATATGGAGTATTACTTCTTCAATGTGACCAATCCAAAGGTGTTCTTGGCAGGCGGGAAGGCAGCTGTGACACAGATAGGACCCTATACTTACAG GGAATACAGGCCGCGGGAAAACGTCACTTTCCTGGAGAACGGCACCAAGATTTTCGCCCTGAACCCCaaaagttttgtgtttgtgcctgAGAAGTCAGCCGGTAACCCTGAGGTTGACATCATCAGGACTGTCAACATCCCGTTTGTG GCGGTGATGAACGAGCTAAACTCCTACTCCTTCTTCCTGCGATCTATTGTTTCCATGTACATTAATAGCCTGGGCATCGAGATATTCATGACCCGCACCGTCCACGAGGTCCTGTGGGGCTTCAAAGACCCTCTTCTCACAAAGATCCACTCCATGAAGCCTGAAGTGGATGAATATTTTGGGCTGATGTGGAAG AAAAATGGCACCCATGAAGGAGAGTTTGTGTTTCACACGGGCGAGGAGAACTACTTGGATTATGGCAAGATCGACACATGGAACGGTCTGAG GGAGATGTCTTGGTGGTCTTCCAATCAGAGCAACATGATTAACGGTACAGACGGCGCAGTCTTCCACCCTCTGATAAACAGGAACGAGTTGCTCTACATCTTCGCCGCTGATCTCTGCAG GTCTATCCATCTAGCTTATGTTAAAGACGTGGATGTGAAAGGCATCCAGGCGTACCGCTTCGCACCCCCTAGTGACGTACTCATGAGCCCCAATGACAACCCCACTAACGCAGGCTTCTGCGTGCCAGCTGGAGACTGTCTCGGCACCGGGGTGCTTAAAGTCAGCGTTTGTCGAGAAG GCGCTCCCATTGTGGTGTCTTTCCCCCACTTTTATCAAGCGGACCCGAAGTACATCAATGCTGTTGACGGGCTCAGCCCCAACAAGGAGGAACACGAGACGTACCTCGACCTGCAACCG ACTACAGGGGTTCCCATTCGTGCCTGCAAGAGAGCTCAGCTCAATATCATCCTGAAGAGAGTCGAAGGCTTCCC CAAAACCAAGTTCATCAACGAGACCATTTTCCCCATCATGTTCGTAAATGAG ACGGCCACTATTGACGATGAGTCGGCATCCCAAATGAGGACGCTGCTCCTAATCGTGACTCTTGTGTCAAACTTCCCCGTGCTCATTGTGGGCATGGGCATCATCCTGCTGCTGGTGCTGGTCGTATTGTTCTGCCGAAACCGCCAGAAGAAG ACGGTGAAGGATGATACTGCCTACACTCAGGTCAGCGACAAACCCGACGAGCCGTCAGAAACGCCAGCCAATCAGCCGATGAGAAACGGCTCCTACATTGCCATGTCTCCAGTGGAGGCCCAGAAGTGTTGA
- the scarb2a gene encoding lysosome membrane protein 2a isoform X1 — protein sequence MTRRSCAIYATGIVCAHLLIVGIALVVAQVFQTMIHSRLKKEITLTEKSQVFEAWKNPPPPVYMEYYFFNVTNPKVFLAGGKAAVTQIGPYTYREYRPRENVTFLENGTKIFALNPKSFVFVPEKSAGNPEVDIIRTVNIPFVAVMNELNSYSFFLRSIVSMYINSLGIEIFMTRTVHEVLWGFKDPLLTKIHSMKPEVDEYFGLMWKKNGTHEGEFVFHTGEENYLDYGKIDTWNGLREMSWWSSNQSNMINGTDGAVFHPLINRNELLYIFAADLCRSIHLAYVKDVDVKGIQAYRFAPPSDVLMSPNDNPTNAGFCVPAGDCLGTGVLKVSVCREGAPIVVSFPHFYQADPKYINAVDGLSPNKEEHETYLDLQPTTGVPIRACKRAQLNIILKRVEGFPKTKFINETIFPIMFVNETATIDDESASQMRTLLLIVTLVSNFPVLIVGMGIILLLVLVVLFCRNRQKKNEVKRIDFTEAFHSFTTVKDDTAYTQVSDKPDEPSETPANQPMRNGSYIAMSPVEAQKC from the exons ATGACTAGGAGATCCTGTGCCATTTACGCCACCGGGATCGTGTGCGCTCACCTCCTGATTGTGGGGATCGCGCTGGTTGTGGCTCAAGTATTTCAAACAATGATACACAGCCGGCTAAAAAAG GAAATTACTTTGACAGAGAAGAGCCAAGTGTTTGAGGCATGGAAGAATCCACCCCCACCTGTGTATATGGAGTATTACTTCTTCAATGTGACCAATCCAAAGGTGTTCTTGGCAGGCGGGAAGGCAGCTGTGACACAGATAGGACCCTATACTTACAG GGAATACAGGCCGCGGGAAAACGTCACTTTCCTGGAGAACGGCACCAAGATTTTCGCCCTGAACCCCaaaagttttgtgtttgtgcctgAGAAGTCAGCCGGTAACCCTGAGGTTGACATCATCAGGACTGTCAACATCCCGTTTGTG GCGGTGATGAACGAGCTAAACTCCTACTCCTTCTTCCTGCGATCTATTGTTTCCATGTACATTAATAGCCTGGGCATCGAGATATTCATGACCCGCACCGTCCACGAGGTCCTGTGGGGCTTCAAAGACCCTCTTCTCACAAAGATCCACTCCATGAAGCCTGAAGTGGATGAATATTTTGGGCTGATGTGGAAG AAAAATGGCACCCATGAAGGAGAGTTTGTGTTTCACACGGGCGAGGAGAACTACTTGGATTATGGCAAGATCGACACATGGAACGGTCTGAG GGAGATGTCTTGGTGGTCTTCCAATCAGAGCAACATGATTAACGGTACAGACGGCGCAGTCTTCCACCCTCTGATAAACAGGAACGAGTTGCTCTACATCTTCGCCGCTGATCTCTGCAG GTCTATCCATCTAGCTTATGTTAAAGACGTGGATGTGAAAGGCATCCAGGCGTACCGCTTCGCACCCCCTAGTGACGTACTCATGAGCCCCAATGACAACCCCACTAACGCAGGCTTCTGCGTGCCAGCTGGAGACTGTCTCGGCACCGGGGTGCTTAAAGTCAGCGTTTGTCGAGAAG GCGCTCCCATTGTGGTGTCTTTCCCCCACTTTTATCAAGCGGACCCGAAGTACATCAATGCTGTTGACGGGCTCAGCCCCAACAAGGAGGAACACGAGACGTACCTCGACCTGCAACCG ACTACAGGGGTTCCCATTCGTGCCTGCAAGAGAGCTCAGCTCAATATCATCCTGAAGAGAGTCGAAGGCTTCCC CAAAACCAAGTTCATCAACGAGACCATTTTCCCCATCATGTTCGTAAATGAG ACGGCCACTATTGACGATGAGTCGGCATCCCAAATGAGGACGCTGCTCCTAATCGTGACTCTTGTGTCAAACTTCCCCGTGCTCATTGTGGGCATGGGCATCATCCTGCTGCTGGTGCTGGTCGTATTGTTCTGCCGAAACCGCCAGAAGAAG aATGAAGTAAAACGTATTGATTTTACTGAAGCTTTTCATTCTTTTACT ACGGTGAAGGATGATACTGCCTACACTCAGGTCAGCGACAAACCCGACGAGCCGTCAGAAACGCCAGCCAATCAGCCGATGAGAAACGGCTCCTACATTGCCATGTCTCCAGTGGAGGCCCAGAAGTGTTGA
- the scarb2a gene encoding lysosome membrane protein 2a isoform X3 — protein MEYYFFNVTNPKVFLAGGKAAVTQIGPYTYREYRPRENVTFLENGTKIFALNPKSFVFVPEKSAGNPEVDIIRTVNIPFVAVMNELNSYSFFLRSIVSMYINSLGIEIFMTRTVHEVLWGFKDPLLTKIHSMKPEVDEYFGLMWKKNGTHEGEFVFHTGEENYLDYGKIDTWNGLREMSWWSSNQSNMINGTDGAVFHPLINRNELLYIFAADLCRSIHLAYVKDVDVKGIQAYRFAPPSDVLMSPNDNPTNAGFCVPAGDCLGTGVLKVSVCREGAPIVVSFPHFYQADPKYINAVDGLSPNKEEHETYLDLQPTTGVPIRACKRAQLNIILKRVEGFPKTKFINETIFPIMFVNETATIDDESASQMRTLLLIVTLVSNFPVLIVGMGIILLLVLVVLFCRNRQKKNEVKRIDFTEAFHSFTTVKDDTAYTQVSDKPDEPSETPANQPMRNGSYIAMSPVEAQKC, from the exons ATGGAGTATTACTTCTTCAATGTGACCAATCCAAAGGTGTTCTTGGCAGGCGGGAAGGCAGCTGTGACACAGATAGGACCCTATACTTACAG GGAATACAGGCCGCGGGAAAACGTCACTTTCCTGGAGAACGGCACCAAGATTTTCGCCCTGAACCCCaaaagttttgtgtttgtgcctgAGAAGTCAGCCGGTAACCCTGAGGTTGACATCATCAGGACTGTCAACATCCCGTTTGTG GCGGTGATGAACGAGCTAAACTCCTACTCCTTCTTCCTGCGATCTATTGTTTCCATGTACATTAATAGCCTGGGCATCGAGATATTCATGACCCGCACCGTCCACGAGGTCCTGTGGGGCTTCAAAGACCCTCTTCTCACAAAGATCCACTCCATGAAGCCTGAAGTGGATGAATATTTTGGGCTGATGTGGAAG AAAAATGGCACCCATGAAGGAGAGTTTGTGTTTCACACGGGCGAGGAGAACTACTTGGATTATGGCAAGATCGACACATGGAACGGTCTGAG GGAGATGTCTTGGTGGTCTTCCAATCAGAGCAACATGATTAACGGTACAGACGGCGCAGTCTTCCACCCTCTGATAAACAGGAACGAGTTGCTCTACATCTTCGCCGCTGATCTCTGCAG GTCTATCCATCTAGCTTATGTTAAAGACGTGGATGTGAAAGGCATCCAGGCGTACCGCTTCGCACCCCCTAGTGACGTACTCATGAGCCCCAATGACAACCCCACTAACGCAGGCTTCTGCGTGCCAGCTGGAGACTGTCTCGGCACCGGGGTGCTTAAAGTCAGCGTTTGTCGAGAAG GCGCTCCCATTGTGGTGTCTTTCCCCCACTTTTATCAAGCGGACCCGAAGTACATCAATGCTGTTGACGGGCTCAGCCCCAACAAGGAGGAACACGAGACGTACCTCGACCTGCAACCG ACTACAGGGGTTCCCATTCGTGCCTGCAAGAGAGCTCAGCTCAATATCATCCTGAAGAGAGTCGAAGGCTTCCC CAAAACCAAGTTCATCAACGAGACCATTTTCCCCATCATGTTCGTAAATGAG ACGGCCACTATTGACGATGAGTCGGCATCCCAAATGAGGACGCTGCTCCTAATCGTGACTCTTGTGTCAAACTTCCCCGTGCTCATTGTGGGCATGGGCATCATCCTGCTGCTGGTGCTGGTCGTATTGTTCTGCCGAAACCGCCAGAAGAAG aATGAAGTAAAACGTATTGATTTTACTGAAGCTTTTCATTCTTTTACT ACGGTGAAGGATGATACTGCCTACACTCAGGTCAGCGACAAACCCGACGAGCCGTCAGAAACGCCAGCCAATCAGCCGATGAGAAACGGCTCCTACATTGCCATGTCTCCAGTGGAGGCCCAGAAGTGTTGA
- the zgc:158260 gene encoding protein FAM47E isoform X2 codes for MLYRPEARYKERLQTKYLKAPTSKTSSVGSFVNVSLDDFSDCSSFLSGAQGGVSPVIFHGTPNHDSRQKPRKCISKEHACFSKQMTQKQIRREYVAAVEERLKQHPLAMFPHYKAHMKPELFDKVVSVLDPEMCGYSASALPTPTGNHAEEVDEKNCTEPSKKEVERAKHGTSANKMQVHLQFDD; via the exons ATGTTGTATCGCCCTGAGGCGAG GTACAAAGAGAGGTTGCAGACCAAGTATCTGAAAGCCCCAACAAGCAAGACTTCCTCAGTCGGCAGTTTTGTAAACGTGAGCCTCGATGACTTCAGTGATTGCTCGTCATTCTTATCAGGGGCCCAGGGAGGTGTCTCACCGGTTATTTTCCATGGCACTCCAAACCACGACTCCAGACAAAAGCCTAGAAAGTGCATCTCTAAGGAGCACGCTTGCTTCTCAAAGCAGATGACCCAAAAGCAGATTCGCAGAGAATATGTGGCTGCTGTGGAGGAAAGACTCAAACAGCATCCTCTCGCTATGTTCCCACACTATAAAGCTCACATGAAACCAGAG TTATTTGATAAGGTGGTATCCGTGTTGGACCCCGAAATGTGCGGATACAGTGCCTCTGCACTCCCTACTCCTACAGGAAACCATGCGGAGGAGGTAGATGAGAAAAACTGTACAGAGCCAAGTAAGAAAGAAGTGGAAAGAGCAAAACATGGAACGTCTGCCAATAAAATGCAAGTACACTTGCAATTTGATGATTAA
- the zgc:158260 gene encoding protein FAM47E isoform X1 yields the protein MENKNTRPIFPWYKERLQTKYLKAPTSKTSSVGSFVNVSLDDFSDCSSFLSGAQGGVSPVIFHGTPNHDSRQKPRKCISKEHACFSKQMTQKQIRREYVAAVEERLKQHPLAMFPHYKAHMKPELFDKVVSVLDPEMCGYSASALPTPTGNHAEEVDEKNCTEPSKKEVERAKHGTSANKMQVHLQFDD from the exons ATGGAGAATAAAAACACGCGGCCCATTTTCCCTTG GTACAAAGAGAGGTTGCAGACCAAGTATCTGAAAGCCCCAACAAGCAAGACTTCCTCAGTCGGCAGTTTTGTAAACGTGAGCCTCGATGACTTCAGTGATTGCTCGTCATTCTTATCAGGGGCCCAGGGAGGTGTCTCACCGGTTATTTTCCATGGCACTCCAAACCACGACTCCAGACAAAAGCCTAGAAAGTGCATCTCTAAGGAGCACGCTTGCTTCTCAAAGCAGATGACCCAAAAGCAGATTCGCAGAGAATATGTGGCTGCTGTGGAGGAAAGACTCAAACAGCATCCTCTCGCTATGTTCCCACACTATAAAGCTCACATGAAACCAGAG TTATTTGATAAGGTGGTATCCGTGTTGGACCCCGAAATGTGCGGATACAGTGCCTCTGCACTCCCTACTCCTACAGGAAACCATGCGGAGGAGGTAGATGAGAAAAACTGTACAGAGCCAAGTAAGAAAGAAGTGGAAAGAGCAAAACATGGAACGTCTGCCAATAAAATGCAAGTACACTTGCAATTTGATGATTAA